One part of the Bacteroidia bacterium genome encodes these proteins:
- a CDS encoding SMP-30/gluconolactonase/LRE family protein — translation MKKFLISCLGYLILLSPNSFAQEGMPSKLIEKGATVKQLSSEYSFTEGPAVDKEGNVFFTDQPNNRILKWSTNGKLSVFMEDAGRSNGLYFDHQGNLLSCADEKNQLWKIGPDKQVEVLINDFEGKKFNGPNDLWVDPQGGIYFTDPFYKRPWWDHEEAELEHQNVYYLSPDKKDLRMVADGFTRPNGIIGSKDGKKLFVADIGANKTYVYDVAADASLSNKSLFAELGSDGMTLDHKGNLYLTGKGVTIFNKKGQQIGHIAIPEDWTANVTFGGEDQDILFITAKKSLFSLKMKVHGIR, via the coding sequence ATGAAGAAATTCCTGATCTCATGTTTGGGATATTTAATTCTCTTATCCCCCAACTCCTTTGCCCAGGAAGGAATGCCCTCCAAACTCATCGAGAAAGGGGCGACAGTAAAACAGCTGTCCTCCGAGTATAGCTTCACCGAAGGGCCTGCGGTCGATAAGGAAGGAAATGTCTTTTTTACCGATCAACCCAATAATCGTATCCTCAAATGGTCTACTAATGGTAAACTTAGTGTTTTCATGGAAGATGCCGGAAGATCCAATGGCCTGTACTTCGATCATCAAGGGAATCTGCTTTCCTGTGCAGATGAGAAAAACCAATTGTGGAAGATCGGTCCGGACAAACAGGTAGAGGTCTTGATCAATGATTTCGAAGGAAAGAAATTCAACGGTCCCAATGACCTTTGGGTGGACCCACAAGGAGGTATATACTTTACCGACCCCTTTTACAAAAGGCCCTGGTGGGATCATGAAGAAGCGGAACTGGAGCATCAGAATGTCTATTACCTTTCTCCCGATAAAAAAGACCTGCGAATGGTCGCAGATGGATTTACCAGACCCAACGGGATCATCGGTTCCAAAGATGGAAAAAAACTTTTCGTAGCCGATATCGGAGCCAATAAAACCTATGTCTATGATGTGGCCGCAGATGCCAGTTTATCTAATAAAAGTCTTTTCGCAGAACTGGGCTCTGACGGAATGACCCTTGACCATAAAGGGAATCTATATTTGACCGGAAAAGGAGTAACGATTTTCAATAAAAAAGGACAACAGATTGGACATATAGCTATACCCGAGGATTGGACTGCCAATGTTACCTTCGGCGGGGAAGATCAGGATATTCTCTTTATTACTGCAAAAAAATCTCTCTTTAGCCTGAAGATGAAGGTGCATGGGATTCGCTGA
- a CDS encoding LamG domain-containing protein, giving the protein MLAFKNYYPITFLLIVSLLSACGEKTTQQEEKEDPAIAALKSSLTLAANFDQGYDANFAAGDPKIYTGIKYDSLDAPTAGMTSAEVGLLEGKGKSGNALQFKSKTEPVIFYKSEKNIDYSSENWSGTVSLWLSLNPEEDLAPGYTDPIQITDQGYDDAAIWVDFSNKNPRSFRMGVYGDVDVWNPDNIGPDENPAFNSRLLPATDRPFTRESWTHVAVSFSGLNTQNGKAEFFINGKSQGSRDISEPYTWELEKSRIFLGLNFVGLMDEVSIYKKALTADEIKVLYELPAGLIDLL; this is encoded by the coding sequence ATGCTAGCTTTCAAAAACTACTACCCTATAACTTTCCTATTGATTGTTTCCCTTCTCTCTGCTTGTGGGGAAAAAACCACTCAACAAGAAGAAAAAGAAGATCCTGCAATAGCCGCTTTAAAGTCTTCCCTGACCCTCGCCGCTAATTTTGATCAGGGGTATGATGCAAACTTTGCCGCTGGAGATCCTAAAATCTATACAGGCATTAAGTACGATAGCCTGGATGCGCCTACTGCCGGAATGACAAGTGCAGAAGTTGGACTACTTGAAGGCAAAGGAAAGTCCGGCAATGCCTTGCAATTCAAAAGCAAAACCGAGCCGGTGATTTTCTATAAATCAGAAAAAAATATCGACTATAGTTCGGAGAACTGGAGTGGAACCGTATCTCTATGGCTCAGTCTCAATCCGGAAGAGGATTTGGCACCTGGATACACTGATCCCATTCAAATAACAGATCAGGGCTATGATGATGCTGCTATTTGGGTAGATTTCTCGAATAAGAATCCCCGTTCTTTCAGGATGGGTGTGTATGGAGACGTAGATGTATGGAACCCGGATAATATAGGACCGGATGAAAATCCTGCTTTCAACAGCCGACTCCTTCCTGCAACTGACAGGCCTTTTACACGAGAAAGCTGGACCCATGTAGCGGTAAGTTTTTCGGGCCTGAATACCCAAAATGGCAAAGCCGAATTTTTCATCAATGGAAAATCTCAGGGAAGTCGGGATATCAGCGAGCCTTATACCTGGGAATTGGAGAAATCCAGAATCTTTTTGGGACTCAATTTCGTCGGTCTGATGGATGAGGTAAGTATCTACAAGAAAGCCTTGACCGCAGATGAAATAAAAGTCCTTTACGAATTACCAGCTGGACTGATTGATCTCCTGTAA
- a CDS encoding sigma 54-interacting transcriptional regulator, producing the protein MNHLAKVIIIGAGKGGTALLELFHEDPSIEVLGMVDRDTKALGMLRAQEMGYPAARDLSVFLYDPQFDPNMIVNASGSQEIWEELEKIDDPSIRVIGGVAAKFIWALLEARQEKKFLEKKYQQLKSSINLSGGNQLIFGSNPIMKQVDQMIKQVAPTDSTVLIVGETGTGKEVIAQALQSLSAYRDQAFLKINCTAFSPQLLESELFGYKKGAFTGAVQDKIGLLEAADGGTIFLDEIGDISLEMQVKLLRYLQFGEVRPVGSTETKIVKTRIIAATNRNLEEQIQEKTFREDLFYRLNTFTIELPPLRQRKEDIPLLTHHFLKKAVIKLNKKVSGIESYAVELLSAYHFPGNLRELQSVIERAVIMCESDMIMAIHLPAFVQNVKTPFQLRDGLIQSREKMVANFERKALLQYLAEANGNVSQAAMKAKISRKTFYRLMEKYSISKESLPSQLLDKQEK; encoded by the coding sequence ATGAATCATCTGGCCAAGGTCATAATCATAGGAGCCGGTAAAGGCGGAACTGCTTTGTTGGAACTCTTTCATGAAGATCCCAGCATTGAAGTCCTGGGGATGGTAGATAGAGATACCAAAGCTCTGGGAATGCTGAGGGCACAGGAAATGGGCTATCCGGCTGCCCGGGATCTATCTGTTTTTCTTTACGATCCCCAATTTGATCCCAATATGATCGTAAATGCCAGTGGGAGTCAGGAGATTTGGGAAGAACTGGAAAAGATCGATGATCCAAGCATTCGTGTGATTGGAGGTGTGGCGGCAAAGTTTATCTGGGCTCTGCTGGAGGCAAGACAGGAAAAGAAATTTCTCGAGAAGAAATACCAACAACTCAAATCCAGCATAAACCTCTCCGGAGGCAATCAACTGATTTTTGGCTCCAATCCGATCATGAAACAGGTGGACCAAATGATCAAACAAGTAGCACCTACTGATTCTACGGTTCTGATTGTAGGTGAGACAGGAACGGGGAAAGAGGTGATTGCCCAGGCTCTTCAATCTTTGAGTGCCTATCGGGATCAGGCTTTTTTAAAAATCAATTGTACTGCCTTTTCTCCGCAATTACTGGAAAGTGAACTCTTCGGCTATAAAAAAGGCGCATTTACGGGAGCCGTACAGGATAAAATTGGCCTGCTGGAAGCTGCAGATGGGGGTACTATTTTTCTAGATGAAATTGGAGACATAAGCCTGGAAATGCAGGTGAAACTTTTACGGTATCTTCAATTTGGAGAAGTCAGGCCAGTGGGTTCGACGGAAACCAAGATCGTGAAAACACGAATCATTGCTGCCACCAACCGGAATCTGGAAGAGCAGATTCAGGAGAAGACCTTCCGCGAGGATTTATTCTACAGACTCAATACGTTTACCATAGAACTTCCTCCTCTCAGACAAAGGAAGGAAGATATACCTCTACTCACCCATCACTTTCTCAAAAAAGCTGTAATCAAACTCAACAAAAAGGTGAGCGGAATCGAATCCTATGCTGTCGAACTCCTGAGTGCGTATCATTTTCCCGGAAACCTGCGTGAGCTTCAAAGTGTGATCGAAAGGGCGGTGATCATGTGTGAGTCGGATATGATTATGGCCATCCATTTGCCTGCTTTCGTCCAAAATGTAAAGACTCCTTTCCAATTGCGAGATGGCTTGATTCAGAGTAGGGAAAAGATGGTGGCGAACTTCGAAAGAAAAGCTTTACTCCAATACCTGGCTGAAGCAAATGGGAATGTGAGCCAGGCTGCTATGAAAGCCAAAATTTCACGAAAAACTTTTTATCGGCTCATGGAAAAATACTCCATTTCCAAAGAAAGCCTTCCCTCTCAACTCCTGGATAAGCAGGAAAAATAA
- a CDS encoding aldo/keto reductase — protein sequence MDTPFSLPSHPNVRRIGLGLAALGRPGYINLGHAEDLQNNYDQAFMEHHAHEVLDLAWKEGIRHFDTARSYGLGELFLGNWLKNKGLPKDQVLISSKWGYTYTADWQIQAEHHEVKEHSLGVLDRQWKESQEILGEYLDLYQIHSATLESGVLENTEVLNRLAELKAQGTSIGLSTSGANQSEVLRKAMEIEVDGKPLFDSFQSTFNLLERSAGPLLQEASEAGKAIIIKEALANGRLTARNQQPEFKEKFQLLAKISQNINTSIDALSLAFILKHSWVDQVLSGAANTEHLLSNMEAAKLELSEEILNELEGLKEDPQKYWAKRKSLAWN from the coding sequence ATGGATACTCCCTTCTCTTTACCTTCCCATCCAAATGTCAGGCGGATTGGCCTGGGGCTCGCAGCTCTGGGAAGACCTGGATATATTAACCTGGGTCATGCTGAAGACCTCCAGAACAATTATGATCAGGCATTTATGGAACATCATGCCCATGAGGTGTTGGATCTCGCCTGGAAAGAAGGCATTCGACATTTTGATACTGCCCGTTCCTATGGCTTGGGAGAATTGTTTTTGGGGAATTGGTTGAAGAATAAAGGCTTACCAAAGGATCAGGTATTGATCAGCTCTAAATGGGGATATACCTATACGGCAGATTGGCAGATTCAGGCGGAGCATCATGAAGTCAAAGAGCATAGTCTGGGGGTTCTGGATAGGCAGTGGAAAGAGAGTCAGGAGATTCTGGGGGAATACCTGGATTTATACCAGATACATTCAGCTACCCTCGAAAGTGGAGTATTGGAAAATACGGAGGTGTTGAATCGACTGGCAGAATTGAAAGCTCAGGGAACTTCTATTGGGCTTTCGACAAGTGGGGCAAATCAATCAGAAGTACTGCGGAAGGCGATGGAAATTGAAGTAGATGGAAAACCGCTTTTCGATAGCTTTCAATCCACCTTTAATCTTCTGGAAAGATCGGCAGGCCCATTATTGCAAGAAGCCTCCGAAGCTGGCAAGGCCATTATCATCAAAGAAGCCCTGGCCAATGGAAGATTAACTGCCCGAAATCAGCAGCCGGAATTCAAAGAAAAATTTCAACTATTAGCGAAGATATCTCAAAACATCAATACAAGCATTGATGCCCTTTCTCTGGCTTTTATTCTCAAGCATAGCTGGGTGGATCAGGTGCTAAGCGGAGCGGCAAATACAGAACACCTCCTGTCAAATATGGAAGCTGCCAAACTGGAACTTTCCGAAGAAATTTTGAATGAGCTAGAAGGTCTGAAAGAAGATCCACAGAAATACTGGGCAAAACGTAAGAGCCTGGCCTGGAATTAG
- a CDS encoding Gfo/Idh/MocA family oxidoreductase: MKNFGIIGGGSIANLHADAIRDMRGGQLIAAFVRNPERARIFAEKHKCEVYTKEEELLKDDRIDIVVIATASGVHLESTILAAKAGKHIICEKPLEVTPARVQQMIEVCDEQGVMLAGIFNRRFTPAVDYLKSAIESGRFGRLTLCDAYVKWYRDQAYYDSGAWRGTWELDGGGALMNQSIHSIDLLNYLAGDIKRLSASTTTLTHKNIEVEDTAVAILEFEHGGRGVIEGSTSCWSSEGLPAEIHISGEKGSVFLRDEVFRVWDFAEEREEDAYIKENLMYSGQAAQGANDPKAINYMGHLRNFEDVVEALESGRPPKVTGAEGIKAIKIIDAIYQSSRKKGEWIELS, encoded by the coding sequence ATGAAAAATTTTGGAATCATAGGAGGTGGGTCCATTGCCAATCTTCATGCTGATGCTATCCGGGACATGAGGGGTGGGCAGTTAATTGCTGCTTTTGTCCGAAATCCTGAACGAGCCCGGATATTTGCTGAAAAGCATAAGTGCGAAGTTTATACAAAAGAAGAGGAACTCCTGAAGGATGACCGCATTGATATTGTGGTGATTGCTACGGCTTCGGGCGTACATCTGGAGTCCACCATTTTGGCAGCTAAAGCAGGAAAGCATATCATTTGTGAGAAACCCCTGGAAGTGACTCCTGCTCGCGTCCAGCAAATGATAGAGGTCTGTGATGAGCAGGGAGTAATGTTAGCGGGAATTTTTAATCGGCGTTTTACTCCTGCAGTAGATTATCTGAAAAGTGCCATTGAAAGTGGGCGCTTTGGACGATTGACGCTCTGTGATGCCTATGTGAAATGGTATCGAGATCAGGCCTATTATGATTCCGGAGCCTGGAGAGGGACCTGGGAATTGGATGGGGGAGGAGCCCTCATGAATCAATCCATCCACAGCATAGATCTACTCAATTACCTGGCAGGGGACATCAAAAGGTTAAGTGCATCTACGACCACTTTAACCCATAAAAACATAGAAGTAGAAGATACAGCTGTAGCCATTCTCGAATTTGAGCATGGAGGTCGAGGCGTAATTGAAGGTTCAACTTCTTGTTGGTCCTCGGAAGGCTTACCAGCAGAGATTCATATTTCCGGGGAAAAAGGGTCAGTCTTTCTGAGAGATGAGGTCTTTCGGGTCTGGGATTTTGCAGAGGAAAGGGAAGAGGATGCCTATATCAAGGAAAATCTTATGTACAGCGGGCAAGCAGCTCAGGGCGCCAATGATCCCAAAGCGATCAACTATATGGGGCATTTGCGAAATTTTGAAGATGTGGTGGAGGCATTGGAAAGTGGTCGCCCGCCCAAAGTAACGGGAGCCGAAGGAATCAAAGCCATCAAAATCATAGATGCCATTTACCAAAGTTCCCGAAAAAAGGGAGAATGGATAGAACTTAGCTAA